From the genome of bacterium:
CTGGCCGGGAGCGCTGGGGACCGCCGGGCCGGGGCTCGGCGCGTGTTCCGGCACGCTAGCGGACCATGCCTCTACGGCAGCGACGCGTCGCCTTTGTTGACGACGGCCTGTACCGCGGTGCGGTCGGCCTGGACGCGGACATTCTGCGCCAGCTCGAGCTGAACGCGGTTGTCTCGGAGCTCCACGATCACGCCGTACAGTCCTCCGCGGGTCAGCACGCGATCGCCCTTCTTGAGGCGGCCAAGCATCTCACGGTAGCGGCGCTGCTGGGTCTGCTGCGGCCGGATCGCGATGAAGTAGAACACGACGAAGATGACCACCAACGGCAACAACTGCGCGATCTGCTGGCTGGTCACCCCGATTGGCCTCCCCCGATCCGTGCGCGGCGACGGACGCGCAACACGCCTTCTGCGCGCCTCTGCGCCCATCCTACCACGCGGTCTTATAACGGGCGAGCGCCGCCTCGCTCCACGCGGCGAAGCGGTCCTCAAGGATCGCGGCGCGCATCGCGGCGAGCAAACGCCCCATAAACGTGATGTTGTGAAGGCTCACGAGTCTCGGGCCCAGCATCTCCCCCGCCTTGAACAGGTGGCGCAGGTAGGCCCGGGTGTACCCGCGGCACGCCGGACACGGGCAGTCCGCCTCGAGCGGCGTGAGGTCGGCGGTATGCGCGGTGTTCATCAAACTCACGCGGCCGTCCGCGGTGAGGGCGACGCCGGTCCGTCCCACCCGGGTCGGCAGGACGCAGTCGAACATGTCGACGCCGCGCCGCACCGCCTCGATGCTGCTCGGCGGCACGCCGACGCCCATGAGATACCGCGGGCGTTCGGGCGGCAGGCGTTCCACCACCGCGGCGACCAGGCCGTACGTCATCGTCCGCGGTTCGCCGACCGAGAGCCCGCCGATCGCGTAGCCGGCGAACCCGACCCCGACGATCTCGTCGGCCGCGCGCCGGCGCGTCCCTTCCTCGAACCCGCCCTGGACGATGCCGAACAGTGCCTGCTCGGGCCGCACTTGGGCATTCCGCGAGCGGCGCGCCCACACCGCGGTGCGGCGTTCGGCCTCTTCGACGGCCTCGGACGGCGCCGGGTAGCCGAGACAGACGTCGAGCGGCATGATGATGTCGGCGCCCAGCCGCCCCTCGATGTCGACGACGCTCTCCGGCGTCAAGTGGATCTCCCGTCCCTCGATCGGCGACCGGAATGTGACCCCTTCGTCCGAGACGCGCCGGAGATGGGCGAGGCTGAACACCTGGTAGCCGCCGCTGTCCGTGAGAATCGGCCCGTCCCAGTGCATGAACCGGTGCAGGCCGCCCGCCTGCGCGATCAGGTCGATCCCGGGCCGCAGGAGTAGATGGAAGGTGTTGGCGAGCACGATCTGGGCGCCGGCGCCGCGAACTTCCTCGGGCGTGAGCGCGCGGACCGTACCGTGCGTGCCGACCGGCATGAAGGCCGGGGTGTCGACGGTCCCGTGCGGCGTATGCAGCACGCCCGCGCGGGCGCCCGTCGCCGCGTCGGTATGGACGAGTTCAAAGCGGAACCCCCGACTCTGCATGCACCGCCTCGCGGGCGCCTCTCCTCGACCAGGGCGTGAGTCGTGACGCGAACGGAACATCGCCGTGGAAGTATAGCACCCGGCGGCCGGGCGCCGAGACGTCGGTGGTCCGGCGCCGTGCGCTACGTTAGGAACGTGAGACGGTGCCGCCGGTTCACCAGCTCAAGATGAACACGCGTCTCACGCTTCAAGTGCGTCAGCTGCGCCGCGGTCAGAATCTCGCACGCGCAGCTCCAGTGAATCGAAACGGCGTCCCCCGGCCGCGCCTCGGCAAAAATCTTGCCTTGGAACCCGCGGCGGATCGTGCGCACCTCGGCGCCCCCCAGCGCCAGGTCGTCGTTCCGGAGCACCAGAGGGCGGCGCTCGACAACGATCTCGTCGCCCTGTACGGCCCTGACCGTTCCCCAGCTGATCCGGCATTCGTCCATCGTGCGCAGCGTGTGCGCGATCTCGACGCGGCCGGTCCGGATCGGCATCGCAAAAACGTGGAAGTTGTGGTGCGGGCGGGCGCCGTCGGGAATCTGCCCGAGCATCGCCTCGAACAGGCGCTTCGGCATCCGCTTCCCGAAACGTTCTTCGAGGTGCCGGTAGAAATCCGTCATGCGGACTCGGTCGAGCAGATCGTTGCCGACCCAGTACGCCTCGACCACGCGCCGGTCAAAGGGATCGGGAATCTCGTTCG
Proteins encoded in this window:
- a CDS encoding DUF6390 family protein, with product MKPSAAPKAGVLIAARYGFPPNRLELCGPGESRAILDYLAERTADRGLEEILRQFAGAYPYLTFIAAANEIPDPFDRRVVEAYWVGNDLLDRVRMTDFYRHLEERFGKRMPKRLFEAMLGQIPDGARPHHNFHVFAMPIRTGRVEIAHTLRTMDECRISWGTVRAVQGDEIVVERRPLVLRNDDLALGGAEVRTIRRGFQGKIFAEARPGDAVSIHWSCACEILTAAQLTHLKRETRVHLELVNRRHRLTFLT
- the yajC gene encoding preprotein translocase subunit YajC produces the protein MTSQQIAQLLPLVVIFVVFYFIAIRPQQTQQRRYREMLGRLKKGDRVLTRGGLYGVIVELRDNRVQLELAQNVRVQADRTAVQAVVNKGDASLP
- the tgt gene encoding tRNA guanosine(34) transglycosylase Tgt, which produces MQSRGFRFELVHTDAATGARAGVLHTPHGTVDTPAFMPVGTHGTVRALTPEEVRGAGAQIVLANTFHLLLRPGIDLIAQAGGLHRFMHWDGPILTDSGGYQVFSLAHLRRVSDEGVTFRSPIEGREIHLTPESVVDIEGRLGADIIMPLDVCLGYPAPSEAVEEAERRTAVWARRSRNAQVRPEQALFGIVQGGFEEGTRRRAADEIVGVGFAGYAIGGLSVGEPRTMTYGLVAAVVERLPPERPRYLMGVGVPPSSIEAVRRGVDMFDCVLPTRVGRTGVALTADGRVSLMNTAHTADLTPLEADCPCPACRGYTRAYLRHLFKAGEMLGPRLVSLHNITFMGRLLAAMRAAILEDRFAAWSEAALARYKTAW